The following DNA comes from Kitasatospora sp. NBC_01287.
CCTTCAGCACCGTCAAGGCGTCGGCCACCTACACCTTCGACCCCGCGAGCAACAACACCGTCACCCTCACCTTCCCGACCACCGCCCAGCGCTACTTCCGGGTGAACGTCACGGCGAACACCGGCTGGCCGGCCGGACAGCTCTCGGAGTTCCAGATCTGGAACGTCTGACCGGCAACGCGTCCGAAGCTGACCGCCGGGGCCAGTGGCCGGTGGTGAACGACCGGTGGTGAACGGCCACTGGCCAATGGTGGAGCGGCAGTCGGTGAACAACGGCCGGGCCGCCGCCGGGTAGCACCTACCCGGCGGCGGCCCGGCCGCGCGCCCGGCGGACGGCATGCGCAGCTGAGGGCGGCATGCGCAGCGGACGCGGGAGACTGCCGTCAGGTCCGATCGGCGCCATCGGCGAAGTACGACAGCACCATCTCGACCAGGGCGTCGACGTCGGCTTCGGCCATCGGTTCGCCGGTCATGCCCATCCGGTGGAGCAGGGTTCCGACGACGACGTCGATGAAGAACAGGACCCGGTCCGCCGGCTCGTCGAGCGCCTTCTGGAGCGCGAGCCGGTAGGGCTCCTGCAACTGGGCGGACAGGATCTCGCGCAGGGCCGGGTCGCTGACGGCGTCGCTGAACACACCGGCGAACGCGTCGCCCACCCCGGGCTCGCCGATCTTCGCCGCGCTCCACCGGATGGCCGAGGACATGAGCTCGGCCGGGCCCGCACCCTCCTCCAGCGGCACCGGGCCGAACGCGTCGAGGAGGCAGTCCACGATCAGCGCGCCCTTCGACGGCCAGCGGCGGTAGATCGTCGTCTTCGCGACGCCGGCCGCGATGGCGATGCGCTCGACGGTGGCGCGCGCGTAGCCGAGTTCGCGGACCGTGCTCAGCGTGGCGGTGAAGACCTCGGCGTTGACGCCGGTGCGCGGGCGACCGGGCGGTCGGCTGGAAGAGGTCGGTCGAGTCATTCCCCTACGATACCCAGTTTCGCTACGATAGGTTTCGATACCTGAGGTTTCGATACCAAGGGTAGTGAAACTACGCGACCGAGGAGAAGACATGACCGAGGACAGTGGTGTGCGGCAGCCGTCGGCGGGCGACCAACTGCGACAGCAGGCCCTGAGGGGAGAGCCGGACTGGTTGACGATGACCGCCGAGGAACTGGCCGCCTTCAGCGAAGCGGAGAACCGCCGGCGGGCATCGCCCGCGGCGCGGGCGATCACCGGGCTGCCGGATCCCGGCGTCACGATCGACTGGCAGGAGCTGGCGCTGCCCGGCCGCCGCCTGCCGGTCCGGGTCTACCGACCGACACCCGAGCGCGGCCGCGGCGCCGACCGGGACGCCCTGCCTCTCGTGCTCCACGTCCACGGCGGAGGGTTCGTGGGCACCGCGGTGCAGAGCGACTGGGTCAACAGCCATCTCGCCGCCCGGCTGCCCGCACTCGTCGTCTCCGTCGAGCACCGCCTCCTCGCCCCGGACACGCCGCTGTCGGCCGCGGCCGACGACGGCTGGGACGCGCTCCAGCACCTGTTGCGGCACGCCGCCGACCGGGGCATCGACCCGGCGCGCACGGTCGTCTTCGGTGAGAGCTGCGGCGCGTTGATCACCGCCCTGACCGCCATCCGGGCCGGCGCGGCCGGCCCGCGCCTGCGGGCGCAGGTCCTGGTCAACCCCGCCGTCGACCTGACCGGGACGATGCTCGACCACGCCTCGATCACCCAGCACCCCCGCACCCCGACCCTCACCGTGCCGCAACTGCGGCTGTTCCACCGGCTCGCCGTCCCACCGGGAGCCGATCCCCGCGCGCTGTCGCCGCTGTACGCCGCCGACCTCAGCGGGCTCGCCCCGGCACTGGTGGTGGTGCCGACCCACGATCCGTTGGCCGATCACGGCCGCCGCTATGCCGAACGACTGCGCGCGGCGGGGACGCCCGCGCGGCTGACCGAATACCCCCAGGCCCCGCACGCCTTCCTCAGCATGCCGGGCGTGGTGCCGCAGGCCGAGGCCGCACGAGCGGAGATCGTGGAGTTCCTCCGCGGCGCCCTCGCGGGGTGAAGGCCGCACGAGCAGGCAGCGCGCAGAGCCGAGAACAGGGCCGAACGTGGAGCCGGACGTCGTGGAGCCGAACGTGGAGCCGGACTCGTCTAAACGCGGTGCTCCCAGGCCCAGGCGGCGATGCCGACCCGGTTCCGCGCACCGATCTTGCGCTGGATGTTCGCGATGTGGTTCTTCACCGTGCCGGCGGCGATGAAGAGGCCGGCCGCGATCTCGGCGTTCGTGCCGCCGTCCGCCAGCCGCCGGACGATCTCGAGTTCTCGTTCGGTCAGGGGCTCCCGGTCGCCCCGGGCCGGGACGACCGCCGGCTTGGTGAGCTCGCGCAGCAGGCGGACGGTGATCTGCGGACTGATCAGGGCGTCCCCGGCAACCGCCGCGCGGATGGCTTCGATGAGGAGGGTCGGGCCGGAGCGCTTGAGGAGGAAGCCCGACGCGCCGTTGCGCAGGGCCGTGTGCACGTACTCGTCGAGGTCGAAGGTGGTCACCACGACGACGCGCATCGGGGTCGGGGCATCGGGGCCGGCGAGGAGCCGGGTGAGTTCGAGGCCGTCGACGCGGGGCATGCGAATGTCCGCGAGCACGACGTCCGGCTTCAGGTGCCGGGCGAGTTCGACCGCGGTCTCGCCGTTCGCGGCCTCGCCGATCACGTGGATGTCCGGCTGCGCGTCGAGGATGATGCGGAAGGCGCCGCGGATGCTCTCCTGGTCGTCGGCTATCAGGACACGGATCGGTGCGGTGTTCATCTGTTCGTCTTCCGGCGTGCGAGTGGCGGGGCGTGCGAGTGGCGGGGCATGCGAGTGGCGAGCGGTGTCAGCGGGCCGGTGTGACGGACTTGCCGAGCGGGAGCAGCGCGGTCACCTGCCAGCCGCCGTCGTCGCAGGGTTCGGCGGTGAGCGTCCCTCCGATGGACTCGACGCGCTCGGCGAGCCCTGGCAGGCCGAGCCCACCCCGTCGGTTGGCGCGACTGGGGCGGTTGGGGCGGTTGGCGGAGCGTTGTCCTGAGCGGCCGTTCCTGACCGTGACGGTGAGTGAGGAGGCTGCCCCGGGTTCGTCGGCTGCGGCGGCGTCCACGGCGGCGGCCGCAACTGAGGCGACCGCGACCGCGATGTCGACGTCGGCGTCCCTGGCATGTCGGCGGACGTTCGTCAGCGCTTCGACAACGACGCGGTACGCGGTGGTGGACACCTCGCGCGAGACTCGGGTGACGGGCGCGAGGTCGAGATCGCGGTCCAGGTCGAGATCGAGCCGGACGCGCGCCGACGTCGAGGCATCGAACCGCGCCACCAGATCGGACAGTTCCTCGATCCCGTGGGCGGCTGACCGGGAGTCACCGTCCTCGTCGTCGTGGAGCATGTGCACGGTGCGGTCCATGGACGTCAGGGCTCTGAAGCCGGCCTCTTCGATGCGACGGAGCGCGGTGAGTGCGACCTCGGGATCACTCTCCCCGACGAACAGCCCGGCTTGCGCTTGTGCGACGATCTCGCTGACGTCGTGGGCGACGAAGTCGTGCAGGTCCCGGGCGAGATCGAGCCGCTGACGCAGTCGGCCTTCCGCCACCGAACGCACACGCCGCACATCGAGGACCCTGAGATAGGCACCACCCGTCGCCGCGCCGGTGGCCATCAGGAACCAGAAGAGGCAGCCGCCGACAACCGTGCCGCCCATCTTCGGTTCCCAGGCCCGCAACACCCAGAGTGTGACGGCCAGGTGTGTCGCCAGCCCGACGGCGACCGCCTGAGGAATCGGCGGATGGCGAACGGCCGGCACCAGCAAGGCCAGCAGCGCGATCGCCTCCAGCGAGCCGAGGATGCCGGGTGCCGGACCCGCTGCTCCGGCCGGACGTGCGGCGGTCACCGCCAGCGACGCCGTCGCGGCGATGCCGGTCGCCCACCCGCCGAGGGGACGCGACCGCGGCCGACCGCCGAAGACGAGGAGTGCCGCCAACACGGCCAGGGCCGCAGGCACGAGAATGATCAGCACGTCTCGACAGTACGCGGACGAGGCCGTTCGGCGCCTGTGCCGATCGGCACCCCCGGCGGCCGCTCCCCCCGAAGAACATGCCGAACGGCCCATACCCCGGCCAGGGGTCAGGACCCGAGCCTTGAAGCATGACGACGACACGACCCGCGGCCCTGACGGGCAACACCGCAGCCTCGACGAACGTGCAGGTCGCGAAGGTGAAGTACGCCCCGGGGACGCCCCCTTGGGCCCGGATCGCCGCACACGCCGTGCCCTTCGTCGTGCTGCCGTCCAGCGTCTGGCGGCTCCTCATGACGGCGGGCCTGGCCGGGGTCGGACATCCGCAGAGCCCGAACTACCGGTCCCAGCCTTCCGACTACCTCTACGTCCTGCTGCTCTCCGTGGTCGGTGAGGGCTTCGCGCTACTCACCCTGGGCCTGGTGAAGCCGTGGGGCGAGGTCGTTCCTCGGTGGATTCCGCTGCTGGGCGGTCGTCGCGTTCCGATCAAGGCCGCGGTCATCCCGGCGACCGCCGGTGCACTGCTGCTCCTGCTGATCGCCGCCTACTTCTTCCTGGATCCGATCTTCTTCCACGTCCACTTCACCCCGTCGACCGGCGACCGGGGAACGCCGACCTCGCACCTCGAAGTCCACGGATGGTCCCGAACACTGTTCGCGGCCTGCTACCTGCCGCTGCTGGCCTGGCCGGGGCTCGTCGGTGCGGTCACCTGCGCCTATCACCGGCGTCGCACCGCCGAAGGGGAGCTGACCTGACCGACGTCAGGGGCCGGGAAGTCCAGGAAGCCCGGCCCGAGCAGGAGCCGCTGCTCACAATTCGTCCTTTCGTTCGATTCTGACTTGAATCTTTACGAACAGATGTTCGATCCTGGACCCATGGCCACCCCCGTCCTCCGCCAGCAGCCGACGGCGCCGGTGCCGGTTCCGTCGCAGGACGGGCCGGTGTCGGTGCCCGCCGCGCTGGCCGGGGTGCTGCCCGCGGGCGGGTTGCGTCGCGGGTCGGCGGTGTCGGTGCGGGAGGACGCCGGGCTGCTGCTGGCGCTCGCCTCGGGGAACCGGGAGGGGTGGTACGCGGCGGTGGGACTGCCCGAGCTCGGGCTGCTGGCGGCCAGCGGGTACGGGATCGACCCCGGGCGGCTGCTGCTGGTGGACGCGCCCGGGCGGCAGTGGCCCGAGGTGGTGGCGGCGCTGGCCGGGGCGGTGGAGGTGATCCTGCTGCGCCCGTCCGGGCCGGTGGCGCCGCAGCTGGCGGCCCGGCTCGGGGCGGTGCTCCGGCGCAGCGGGTGCGTACTGCTGGTGGCCGGGGAGTGGCCCGGGGCGGAGCTGCGGCTGAGCGTGCGGGAGAGCCGCTGGGTCGGGCTCGGATCCGGGCACGGGCTGCTCGCCGGGCGGCAGGCGCTGGTCGCGGTCGAGGGCCGTGGTGCGGCCGCGCGCGGCCGCACCACGCGGGTCTGGCTGCCGGACGAACACGGGGTGGTCCGGTCCGCCGAGGGCGCGCCGGGCGCGGCCACCGGGCCGGACGAGACACGCAGCGGTGCCCCCGGGCCCGCCGCTGTCGGGGTGGGGCTCGACGAGGAGTCGGGCGACGCGGTGGGGCGGGGGCGGCTGACGGCGGCGGTGTGAGATGACTGCGGTCAGCGAATCCGTCGACCGGCTGCGGGTGCTGGTGGTCTGGTACCCGGACTGGCCGATCGTCGCGGCCGGTGACACGGCCGGTGGCGCCACTGGCAGCGCGACCGGCGGCGCGACCGGTGCGACCGGCGGCGCGACCGGGCCCGGCCTGCCGGTGGCCGTGGTGGCGGGCGGCCGGGTGCTGGCCTGTTCGAACGCGGCCCGGCTGGCCGGGGTGCGGCGCGGGCAGCGGCTTCGGCTGGCCCACCGGCTCTGCCCCGAGCTGCGGCTGCGGGAGCGGGATCCGGTGGGCGAGACCCGCTGCTTCGAACCGGTGGTGGCCGCGGTCGAGGCGTTCACACCTCGGGTGGAGGTGCTGCGGCCCGGGCTCTGCGCGATCCAGGTGAAGGGGCCGGCCCGGTACTTCGGCGGCGAGCGGGCGCTCGTCGAGGCGGTGGTGGCGGCGCTGGCCGGACTGCGGGTGGGGCCGGTGGCCGGGGCGGACCGCGACGGCGACTGGGGCGGCCCGGTGCGGGCCGGCGGCGCGGGCGACGGGCGCCCCGGCGTAAGTGGCACGGGCGGCGCGGGTGACGAGCGGCACGGCGCGGGCGGTACGGGCAGCGGGAACGGCGCGGGCAGCACGGGCGGCACGGGCAGCGGGAACGGCACGGGCGACACGCACCGTGAGCGCCTTGGCGGCCAGGCGGGGCACCCCCGTACCCCGCCCCCGCGGGTCGGCGTCGCGGACGGCGTCTTCGCCGCCGTGCTCGCCGCCCGCGCCGGGGTGCTGGTGCCCGCCGGCCGGACGGCCGAGTTCCTGGCCCCCTACCCGGTCGCCGCGCTGGAGGACGAGCCGCTCGCCGAGCTGCTGGTGCGCCTCGGCGTGCCCACCCTGGGTGACTTCGCCCGGCTGCCGTCCGCCACCGTGGCCGACCGGTTCGGGCCCGCCGGCCTGGCCGCGCACCGGCTGGCCCGGGGACGCACCGCGCGTCCACCGGCCGGCCGGACGCCGGGGCCCGACCTGGCCGTCGAGCAGCGCTTCGACCCGCCCGAGCTGCTGGTCGAGCCGCTGGTCTTCGTCGGCCGCGCCCTCGCCGAGCGCCTGCACGAGGTGCTGGCCGGGGCCGGGCTGGCCTGCCGCCGGGTGGCCGTCGAGGTGAGCTGCGCGGACGGGACCACGGCCGCCCGGCTCTGGCAGCACGAGGGGCGGCTCTCCGCGCCCGCGCTGGCCGAGCGGGTGCGCTGGCAGTTGCAGGCCTGGCAGGGCTCGGGCTTCTTCGCGCCCACCGCCGGCGGTTTCACCCTGCTGCGGCTGGTGCCGGACGAGCTGGTGGCCGACCACGGGCGGCAGCTGGCGCTGTGGGGCCAGGCCGTGGTCGAGGACCGGGT
Coding sequences within:
- a CDS encoding sensor histidine kinase, which gives rise to MLIILVPAALAVLAALLVFGGRPRSRPLGGWATGIAATASLAVTAARPAGAAGPAPGILGSLEAIALLALLVPAVRHPPIPQAVAVGLATHLAVTLWVLRAWEPKMGGTVVGGCLFWFLMATGAATGGAYLRVLDVRRVRSVAEGRLRQRLDLARDLHDFVAHDVSEIVAQAQAGLFVGESDPEVALTALRRIEEAGFRALTSMDRTVHMLHDDEDGDSRSAAHGIEELSDLVARFDASTSARVRLDLDLDRDLDLAPVTRVSREVSTTAYRVVVEALTNVRRHARDADVDIAVAVASVAAAAVDAAAADEPGAASSLTVTVRNGRSGQRSANRPNRPSRANRRGGLGLPGLAERVESIGGTLTAEPCDDGGWQVTALLPLGKSVTPAR
- a CDS encoding DNA polymerase Y family protein; translated protein: MTAVSESVDRLRVLVVWYPDWPIVAAGDTAGGATGSATGGATGATGGATGPGLPVAVVAGGRVLACSNAARLAGVRRGQRLRLAHRLCPELRLRERDPVGETRCFEPVVAAVEAFTPRVEVLRPGLCAIQVKGPARYFGGERALVEAVVAALAGLRVGPVAGADRDGDWGGPVRAGGAGDGRPGVSGTGGAGDERHGAGGTGSGNGAGSTGGTGSGNGTGDTHRERLGGQAGHPRTPPPRVGVADGVFAAVLAARAGVLVPAGRTAEFLAPYPVAALEDEPLAELLVRLGVPTLGDFARLPSATVADRFGPAGLAAHRLARGRTARPPAGRTPGPDLAVEQRFDPPELLVEPLVFVGRALAERLHEVLAGAGLACRRVAVEVSCADGTTAARLWQHEGRLSAPALAERVRWQLQAWQGSGFFAPTAGGFTLLRLVPDELVADHGRQLALWGQAVVEDRVERAAARVQALLGYGGLSRVERVGGRGPDEVLLRVPWGERPAPAADRDAPWPGQLGHPAPGVVPRAPVPVRVLDAAGLPVGVTGRAEVSAAPVQLVLDGRVAVITGWAGPWPAVEQWWDPDQVRRRARFQVTLADGRALLLVLEGGSWALEAAYT
- a CDS encoding alpha/beta hydrolase, whose product is MTAEELAAFSEAENRRRASPAARAITGLPDPGVTIDWQELALPGRRLPVRVYRPTPERGRGADRDALPLVLHVHGGGFVGTAVQSDWVNSHLAARLPALVVSVEHRLLAPDTPLSAAADDGWDALQHLLRHAADRGIDPARTVVFGESCGALITALTAIRAGAAGPRLRAQVLVNPAVDLTGTMLDHASITQHPRTPTLTVPQLRLFHRLAVPPGADPRALSPLYAADLSGLAPALVVVPTHDPLADHGRRYAERLRAAGTPARLTEYPQAPHAFLSMPGVVPQAEAARAEIVEFLRGALAG
- a CDS encoding TetR/AcrR family transcriptional regulator; this translates as MTRPTSSSRPPGRPRTGVNAEVFTATLSTVRELGYARATVERIAIAAGVAKTTIYRRWPSKGALIVDCLLDAFGPVPLEEGAGPAELMSSAIRWSAAKIGEPGVGDAFAGVFSDAVSDPALREILSAQLQEPYRLALQKALDEPADRVLFFIDVVVGTLLHRMGMTGEPMAEADVDALVEMVLSYFADGADRT
- a CDS encoding response regulator transcription factor; the encoded protein is MNTAPIRVLIADDQESIRGAFRIILDAQPDIHVIGEAANGETAVELARHLKPDVVLADIRMPRVDGLELTRLLAGPDAPTPMRVVVVTTFDLDEYVHTALRNGASGFLLKRSGPTLLIEAIRAAVAGDALISPQITVRLLRELTKPAVVPARGDREPLTERELEIVRRLADGGTNAEIAAGLFIAAGTVKNHIANIQRKIGARNRVGIAAWAWEHRV